The sequence below is a genomic window from Croceicoccus marinus.
ACTCCGGCAGGAACGCAGCGCGCCGCTGATGGCGGGCCTGCACGCCTGGCTCACCGCGCAGCTCGCGAAGCTGTCGCGCAGCCATGATATGGCCAAGGCCATCAACTATATGCTCCGGCGCTGGGGTGCCTTCACCCGGTTCCTCGATGATGGCCGGATCTGCATCACGAACAACGCTGCCGAGCGGGCGCTGCGCTGTGTGCCGCTTGGCCGCAAGGCATGGCTGTTCTGCGGTTCCGACCGCGGCGGACAGCGCGCGGCCGTGCTCTACACGCTGATCCAGACGGCCCGGCTCAACGATGTCGATCCGCAGGCGTGGCTGGCCGATGTCCTCGCGCGCATCGCCGGACATCCTGCCCACCGGATCGACGAACTACTGCCCTGGAACTGGGAATCTGGGCGAGCCAGAATCGCAGCTTGATGGCGCACGTTAACAAGGTCCATTCGGTCAGCACGATCGCACTCGTAGCGCGTCATCTAAGCGTCGAAGAAGATCTTATTGCTGAACTCGCGTCGGGCATGGACCCGGAAGACGGGCTGATATGGGTGTACAGCCTTGATCGTCCGGACGGCGCGATGGCATTTACCGAATACGGCGTCGAAAACCTCACAACACTCATCGCCGACCACGATATATAGCACTGCCGCGGCCTTCACCGGATGGGTACGCAATGACCGGGTCACGCTGAACCTCAGACGGAACTTCAGCATGGTCTTTCTGGTCAAGATCACCTCTGACTTCGAGGTTCGCGGGAAGCTCATTCCACGCAAGGCCTTGCCCCGTGTCAAGGGTGACAAGCTGGTTCTTGAGTGGGCGGATATTGGGGCTGAGCGAGGGGAGCCCTAGGCGCCTAGCGTTGCACGCAACAGCTGCACTGTAATCGCCTGCGCTTCGTCAACCAAGTGACCGTTATGATCGCGGTACATGAGTTGCTTGATGATTGAGCTAGCGAACTCAGGCTTCATATTTTCCGCAGCTCGAAGGGCATTCGTACATCGATCAACTCCACATTCCCGGAGGGCATTGATCACGTAGTCTTTGCCCAGCTTTTCGTTGGTAGCCGCGATATCGAACATATCGCGTGGCTGCATCGATGCACCGCGATAGTAGACCTTCTTAGCAACTATCTCTGCCGCAGTTTCCTGCCGGATTGTTCGCCCCCGTAGCTCACTGACCTGTGATGGCTCTGGCGTAATGTCGGCACAGCAAATGAAGTCGATTTCACCAATGTCCTCGAAGATCAGTTTGAGGGAACCTGCGCCGTCTGTTTTGTAGGTGTCTGGCATTCGATCGAGCTCAAACCCCTGCGTCTCGGGATTGAGGTAAGGGAGGAATTGGGGATCGGAAAGGAAGAGGTCGATGTCATGGCTCTCGCGATGATCGATCTGGAGCATCAATGCAGTCCCACCTCCGAACGACCAATCTGGCTCGCGGCCAACGGCTTCGGTGGTTCGCGCGATGATGTCGGATGCCAAATCAAATAGAAGCGGCCATTGGCTCGGCTGCTGTCGAGGCGAGATCACTTTCTCAGGCTGCCAGAGGCAGCGAGTACCCAGCCATCTTGGAAAACTGGCCAGCGACAGCTTTCGCCATATCCTCATTGACCTTCATTTCAGCCATGAAGGCTTTCTGGATCGCTGGTGCCACTTCCGAGAAGAAAGCGAAGACGCTGGCGTCACACGTTTCCACACTCGATGGGTCAGCGATGAGCGCAGCGAGTTGATGAGCGGAATGGTTCGCCCCATAGGGGGCGTTCACCGTTGCCAGAACCTGTGCAGTTAGGTTGCTCATCTTAAACCTGCGGAATCGATCTCAGGGTGAGAATATACGCTTCATGCGTTAGCAAAACAAGAATGTTCGAACATAGGAAGAACGCAGAGGGCCAATCCGCGATTTATCCCGCATTTTTCAAAAATCGCGTTTTGCGGGATAAAAGCCCCTCGATTGCAGACGCGCTCGGACATCGCTGCGATCCCTTAGAGCTCACTCCAGTCATCCATTCAAATTGCGTGAGTGACGGCACCTCGGAAAATTCGAGCATCCAAGGAAAGTCCCGAAACGTCCGCTCTTCTCAACCAACTGACCATCGCAGCCTTCCATCGGACACGAGATTGCTGCCTCAGGGGCGTCGAAGAGAGGCGTTTGGGGAGCAGGCTTCGGTTTCGCCCGACGAGTCCGGTAGCGCTGCTTTTTGAATTCCCACGGATGAACGTTGTCGTCATTTGCCCAGATGCCGCGTCGATTTCGCTGAGCATCGTCAAGCGCCTCGAAGTAGCTTTCATCGGGTCCATAGCGATCGAGTACCCATGCCCATCCATTGAGGATCATTTCCAATTCGATGTTGCGGTGAGATGGTGCAGTCAGTCCACGAATGAACTGTCCGAGCTGGGAAGCCGCACTGCTGGCACCATTGCTCTGATCCATCTGCAAGTAAGGCACGGCTACGATCCGCTTGTGGCGATCGACAATGCCGCCAGTGTCCATCTTTATCAGAATGGCCAGATCGACATGCCTTCCGCCAATGAGCGATTGAAGGAAATCACGCGCTTCGATGCCGCCAGGCTGCTCCATCTCCGGCGCGTCGATGAACCCCAGCCTGATGGTCACTTCAAGGCTTGCTCCCCGTCGTGGGTTGTCGATACGGGTCAGGAAGCCATCGCCGTCAAAGACCTTTAGGACAGGCACCCGAATGGTTTCGGAACCGGGATCTTCGGGTGCGATAAGCAAATGCCAATCCTCCTCAACGTCGCGAACAGCATTGTAGCGAAAATGTATATCGTTTCACTTAGCATCCGATTTTCGGAGCTGGTCGCCACCGCGTCAAATGCATCGCATTGGAGCTGGTCGGCCATGCAAATTTGCTGGAAATCAGACGCGTTTTGCGTTAATAGGCGCCTATTGAAATCATTGAGTTTTTCCGAGGGTGGGACCCAAATCCTCTGGTAAAAATACATTCTGGGGGCACCAACGGGGGCCTCACTTAAGTAACCAAGGTCAAGATTCTCGCAGTTTTGCGACATTCTGAGAGCGGTTCGAGTCCTCTTCTGGCACCATTTTTCTTTCCGGCTGAATCCGCAAATGTCCGGAAAGGCATCCAAATTCACAGCGACGACACGCCCGTACCGATGCTGGTGCCAGGCAAGGGCAAAACCGCGCAAGGTCGGCTTTGGGCCTATGTCGTCGATGACCGGGCCAGCGGAGCAAACGGCCACGATTGGTGTGGTACTAGTTCACGCAGACACGCAGCGGCACCCATCCGCAAACCGGACTGAAGACATTCACCGGTCTCCTTCAAGCAGATGGGTACGCCGGATATGCCAAGCTCTATGGTGGCAGTCGCATTCAGGAAGTGGCTTGCTGGGCGCATTTCGGCGCAAGATATTCGAGAACCATCAGACCAGTCCGACACCGCTGACCAACGATCTGATCGAGCGGATCGGAGCACTCTATCGGATCGAAGACGAAGTTCGCGGCCAGCCCCCCGATATCCGCCGGCAATGGCGGCAGGAGAAAGCCAGGCCATTGGTCGACGATTTACGCTCGGCGATCGACGATGCGTTGCGCCGCCTGTCGCCCAAGGCGGCAATGGCCAAGGCGCTGACCTATGGCCGCAAGCGCTGGATTGCCCTCACGCGCTTCGTCGATGATGGACGAGCCGAGATCGACAACAATATCGCCGAACGCGCGATGCGCAGCGCTCCGAAGCGTGTTTCATTATGCACTCCGTATTCAAGTATCTGTAAACATTGGAAGCATGTCCGCGTCAACAACGCGACACGGGCGACCCTTTCGGGCCATCGCAGATTTTACCGCTTCCGACATCAAATCGGCGGAGCGGATTTGATGCGGTGCGCGCGGTACGACCTGCACTGCCGGAAGCACGCCGGTTTTGATGAGAAGTCTTATCGTATGGCTTGAGGTGCCAAGCGCTTTGGCCGCCTCAGTCATGGTGAGCCATTCGCCGTCTTTCACCGCAGACCGATAGGCATCGATCCCTCGCACGCGCCGAACAGAGTAGACCCGGTGCGCCGTCCAGGTTTTGCCTTGGCCGGTGGGCAAGCCCATCCGATTCAGCGTCGCGGCGATATGCTCGTCGGACCAACGGCCCGCCATGCTGCGCATCACCTCCAGCGCATCCTCCGCTGTTGCACAACCGTGCTCGCCGGCTTTCGGCTTGCGAACCCGCAGTTCCGAGTGCTGGCCGCCCCGCCAATGGATCGTGAGCACGACGTCACGCACGGCATCATCGACATCGACGACGATGTCGGCGATCATTGTACGTAGCATTTGCTGGCGAGCGCGCATCGTCACATCCGGAGCGTTCCAGGCCGCCGACAGGTTTTCCGCCAGATTGGCGAAGGCATTTGGATCGGCCTCGATGGTCGAGGGCCCTTCCGCAGGCTGGCGAGCCTTCAAGTCCCGCACGCGACGGAGCGCGATTTCCCAGTTTTTCTCCAGCTGCGCCGCTATCAGGCGATTATCGGGATCACAAGCTGCGTAGCGGCGCTCGGCTAGGCTGGCCTCGTAGCGCGCCTGCTGGAGTTCCAGGTCGAGGATCTGGCGCTGCTCTTCTTGTCGTTCCCGGTTCATCCGCTCCGCCTCGAACGCGGCTTCGATCGCCAAGGGTTCTACCGCGCGCAGCAGTTCGCGCGCAACTGCTGCATCCACTCGTAGACCGCCAAAGGTCATGCATCGAGGTAAGCCCATCATCAGGTTCGGCTTGTCACAGCGGTAGACTGGCCGACTTTGCGGGTTACCGGTGTAAGCAACGCTCAGTCGCCGCCCGCACCGTCCGCACGTCATGATCCCTGACAGCAGTGCCTTGCCGCCTCGGCCTGACTTTACGCCGCCAGCGCGGCCATAGTTGTTGAGGGCCAGCTGCTTCTGGTTGCGCTCGTATTCTTCCCAGCTGACGTAGCCCTCGTGGTGCTCCTTGATGAACACCTCCCAGGTTCCGACCGGCTTGCCATGCCCGTAGCTTCGCCGCGCTCGCCCATCGACAATGGTAGTCCGCTTTTCGCTTTTCCCGTAGACGTAAACACCTGCATAGAAGGGGTTTTTGAGGACGGCGATGACGTTGCGATAGCGGATAGGTAACCATGTGAAGCTGGTCATGCGGCCTTCGTCCGAAGGCCGCGGGAAGTGGATTCCATCGGCCTTCATAGACAACAGCACCTGACGCGCACTGCCCAGCTCTCGGAAGCGCGCAAAGATGAGCCGGATTACCTCCTGAAGGCGTAAGTCGGGATCGAGTCCCAGGCCCGCTTCGCGGTGCCAGATGTAGCCGAACGGGACAGACAACCGCAATTCGCCGCGGCGCGCCTTCGACCTCGCGGCATCGAGCATTCGCGTCCTGAGAACGCCGAGCTCGAACTCGCTGATGCTGCCCTTCATTCCCAGGAGTAGGCGGTCGTTGGGCTGGCAAGGATTGTACACGCCATCATGATCGATGACACGGGCTTCAACGAGCCCGCACAGTTCCAGCAGATGGTGCCAGTCGCGACCATTTCGCGCGAGCCTTGACGCATCGAGGCACAGCACGGCACCCACCTTGCCCGCGCACAATGATGCGACCAGGCGATCAAAGCCGGGCCGCGCAACGGTTCCGCTCGCGGATCGTCCGAGATCATCGTCGATGACTTCGATATCGGTGAAACCGTGCTGACGTGCGCTGTCGACGAGGTCGTATTGCCGCCGCTGGCTTTCCAGGTTGGTCATGACCTGGGATTGTGTCGATTGTCGCACGTAGACGACGGCCTTGCGCTTCAGCAGTTGCGCCGGGATTAAATCAGTGCCGGTCATCGCCGAGCTCCTCGACGACGAGGCCAGCGGCTTGCATCAGGATTTGAGCAAGCGTGATTACGGCCTTCGTCCGTTCCGCCTCGCTCATCCCGTCCACCCTCCGGGGCTCGAAGATCAGGCTCATCTGTCTGCCCGAGGCCGGTGCGGGCGTGTCGTGCTTGTTCATCGACTTCCTCCAATGCGACTCCATCATCGCGTTGGGAGTTTGGTGAAGCAGCGACCGCGGTGACCAGCCTCTTCAAATCGGAAAGCGCTGCAACATCAACTTGGGGCGGGCCGATTCTCATCTTGGAGCAGGCGACCGGATCAACCATCCAACCAGGCATCGAAACGACGATGCCAGATGGGCCTTCGACCTTGAGAAAGCGCCCCGTCGCTCGCTCCTCTACCCGCCGTACGCTGACTTTCCGCCCGAAATAGGGATGCCAAGGATAGTGAACTTCCCGCTCTTCGCCGACATGGGCAGAATGAACGGGCGATGGCTATAGGCCGCCAGAACTGGCTGTTCGCTGGCTCCGAGGCGGGGGGGGGGGCGCCGCTGCTATCTATCCCTCATCGAAACCGCGAAACTCAACGGCATCGAGCCGCAGGCCTATATCGCCGACGTCATCGCAAAAATTGCAGACGGATGGCCGGCATCGCGCTGGGACGAGCTCATGCCATGGAACTGGACAGCTCCCCTGCGACCGCTGATCGCCGAAGCCGCATAATCGGCGGCTTCCAAGCCACGCTTACGCTGATCGGACGCACTGAGATTTGGCGATCGGTGAGGACTGACAGCTTGTGGGCTGCAGCTGTCGGCTCTTTCAGCCTACAGCCTGGTGACAGTACTTGAGCGTGATTTCAGCCAGAGCCGCGGAAAACCGTAGAGCCCAAAACCGGCCATCCTGGATCAGTTCTGAGTTCGGCGAAGCCTGGGCGCTTGCCGATCGTCTGCTGCTGTTCGGGGGCTTCACTAGCGGGCATGTCGCCTCACCGTCCGGCTGAAAACACTCCGAATCCGCAAACCGGTGAGCTTACTCTGCTTCTATTCCCAAGCTGCGTCATGGGCCCATGTCCCGGCAATAGGCCGCTGGTCTTATCTTATCATGGTGCCCGATACGTCGGTGCTCACAACGCGCCAATCGAGCGCATTGCAATCGGCGGACGTGTTGCTGCCATATCTCTACGCAGCATCCAGGCCGGCACCTGCTTTATCGTCATGGGCGAGGCATAGTGGAAACCCTGCGCGAACTGGCATCCGAGGTCGGCCAGGATGCTTCCCTGCCGTTCGGTTTCGATCCCTTCGATGATGCATTCCAGATCAAGCGCCCGGCACATTTCGAGAATGGCTTGCAGGATCCTCGTGCCGCCCGCCTCGTCAAGATCCTGGACGAATGACCGGTCGATCTTGATCTTGTCGATCGGCAGGCGGTTCAGATAGCCAAGACTGGAAAAGCCAGTGCCGAAATCGTCGAGCGCGATGGAAATTCCGTGCTGACGCAAGCGGTGGATGTTGCGCGTCGCCGTGGCGAAATCGCGCATCAGCGCGGTTTCCGTTATCTCGAATACAAAGCGTCCTGGGGCCAGGCCGGAATTGTCTATCGCTGCAACAAGCGCATCGACGGTTGCCGACGTGACGATATCGTGCGCGGAAAGGTTGAAGGATATCGTCTGGTGCTGAGGAAGCAGTTTGACGTCCTGCAGCAGCTTGTCGAACAGCGACAGGGTAATCGTGCCCATGGTGTTCAGCCGCTCGGCCGCCTCGATGAATTCGCCGGGCACGATCTTGCCGAGTTTTGCGCTTTCCCATCGGCCCAGCGCTTCCCAACCGCAGACCGCGCCGGATGACAGCGAGATGATGGCTGGAAATGGATCGACAGCTCGCTGTCGAGATCGGCAATCTGGAGCTGCGTCTCCATCTCAGTCTTGGTGAGCAGTTGCTTCGCCAGTTCGTAGCTGAACAGGCAGGTGCCGCCCCGCCCGTTCGACTTGACGTTGTAGAGCGCGTAGTCGGCATGGTGGAACAGGTCGGCAGCGCTGGTTCCGCCATGGGGAAAGGTCGTGAAGCCTATCGAACAGCCGATCGCGAACGCGTTGTCGCCGATGGCGAAGGGGCGGGCCAGCGCCTTCGAAATGGTCTCGCCGAGCGCGCTCGCCTGCGCTTCGCAGCCTGGCGCGATGATGCCGAATTCGTCGCCGCCAAGTCGCGCGACAACATGGCTTTCATGGTCCAGCGAACGCAGCCTCTCGCCCACCTCCACCAGCAGCTGGTCCCCCACCGCGTGTCCGTAGATGTCGTTGACCGGCTTGAAGCGATCGAGGTCGACGATGCCGACGAAGAACGACGCCCCCGCATCGCGGCTTTCGGCTATCGCGGCTTCCATCTGTTCGAGGAAGACGCGCCGGTTCGGCATTCCGGTCAGCGCATCGGTCATCGCAAGGGCGCGGTTCTCGGCCGTCAGTCTGGCCGTCTCCTGCTGCTGCAACGCCAGTTGGGTTTGCGACGTGACGAGCTCGACGAAACCTTCGAACACGTTTTGCGAGACCCGGATCATCAGTGTCGTCACGATCGCGGCGTTGAAGGCGATCAGCACGAAGGCAGCATTTCCTTGCGACAAGTGGAACAGCACGTAGGGCAACATGATCAGCAGGTGCACGAGCCGTGCGGCCTGCGGCAGGTGGATCAGGCAGAAGATGCAGCCGATCGCGGTCAATACGACGCAGACCGCGATCGCCGCCTGTTCGAACGGTCCGCCGAACTGATCCAGAAAGAACGCATAGCTTAGATAGGCGATGGCGATCGGTATCACCGCAAGCGTCGTGCGTTTCAGCGTTTTGCGTGCGTCTTCGACCGTGATGGCGTCCGCCGCCGGCATCAGGCGCAGCCAGTGGATCATCCGTGCCGTGCTGATCACGATGAACACACCGCTGGCGACGGTCAGAACCGCGTCGGGGGCGTGATTGCGATAGAGCAGGACGATGGCACATGCGGTAATGATGAGCACCGCGTATAGAAGCGGTATCTGCCGCTTCAGCGCGGCATATTGCGCGATAATGACCGCCGGATCGTCCGAATAAGGGGGCCAGCGCCAGAATCCGAGGAATTGAGCGTAGATGGTTCGTGCGCTGTGCTCTTTCCCCATGGCGCGCGCTCCGATTTCTGGTGCCTCAACTGCGCGGCATAGTCCGCGTCAGCCACCCTACCGTTGCGATCTTTAAGGAGTCGTAAGGCTGCGTCTAAGCCGGTTTACGTGTATCCGGAAAGGCGCAGGTCCGACGGGTTGCCAGTTTCGGGGCACCGACAGGTTTATGTGCTGTTCGATGATTCGCTAAGGAAATGTCCAGGCCATTCGCTGACTATCCGGTCCTGGCGCAGCGGCGGCCGAAGCGGACGTTCGGCTTTCGAGTTCATATCTGGCATTCCGACAAAGCGGCAGATCCGATATGACCTGGCCTGTATCCTTGATGGGCTTCCTGAATGTTGACGAAGGTGCCGCACAAGCCGCGGCACCAAGATCTGACGCGTTCCAGGATGCTATAAGGCAAGCCTTTTGCCGCGCCGGTTTCGGTAGGGTTCGCCAGCCCGCACTGAAACGAATGAGCGCCCTCAAGATTCCTAATCACTAACGCATCCGGATTACCGGCAATCGCGGCTAGGCGCGGCCGGAAGGTTCGGCGCGCTTCGAACAGCTGTCCGAGCTTCAGAAGCAGCGGGCCCGGCTTTGTCTTCTGGGATGACACCCGATTTGATGCGCCTTTCCCATGAATGGTGCGATGCGGTCGCGCCGCTGGTCTTTGTTCGCCACATCACGGATGATAGCGACCAACTGCGCTACAAGCGCGAATTTCCGAGACTCTAGATCTAAGCGATTCGCGGCACTTGATAATTGCGACAACAGCACCGCATCCCTTGGCAGAGCTTGGCCCGCCAGCGTCACAGTTCCACGAATATCCGGATCGAATAGCTCTGGAGCGGGCGCGACAACCCCGCCCTGATTTTCACCGATCAGCGGAATTCGTGTCGGATCGATCCCGCCGCACGCAAGGAGCATTGCGGGACCAGCGAACGGGTCCGCTCGATCCAATGAAAGTGATCCGGGCTATCCATCTCGAGCGGCCCTGGTGTTCGATTATATCAGGACGCGAGCCGTTACTGGGCACCATTTCTCAAGAACCAGCGCTTTGTCGCATGGCGGCATCGCCCGCTTTCAAGCGGGCGATGCGTTGCCTTTCGCGGGGTCAGCGGGTGTTCCGGTTCAGGTCGATGGCGGACTGGACCAGCGCAACATAGCTGGGGGTCATGTTCACCACATATTCGTTCTGGCCCCAGAAGAACGGCCAGTTCTCCTGGTTTTCGGGATAGTCGGGTTTGATCACCAGCACGCCGGGAACGACCCCGCCAGGGATGAACGAGAAGTCGGCCCGGTTGCTGCCATAGGCGACCTCTTTCGACTGTGCGCCCACCCCCGATACGAACGACAGGTTCGAGGCGGGATGCGTGCCGTGGATATAGTCCAGCGCGCGGTACACGCCCGATCCGTCGGACAGCTCGGGAAACGCCTTGTGGATCGCGTAGTCGGTCAGCCCGCTCTGCATGATCGCGCCATTGCCCGCCCAACCGCCGGTGGTGATCGGCACGCCATAGGGGTTGGGGCCGGTGAACGGCTCCTTTGCAGACACGATCTCGCGCGCCGCCTTTTCGACTTCGCTGCGGAAGGCAGCGGGCATCCTGGGCAGGACGCTCAGCGCGGTGCGGATATATTGCGGCGCCTGCTCGGACACTTCGGGCCACAGCTCTGCCACGCGCTTTGCGTATTGTGGCTTGCCGGTGGTGTTCAGCAGCTCGGCGGCGGCGGTGAACTCCTCGCCCGGCAGCCATCCGCCGGTGGTGTTGCCGTGGCTGTATGTGAAGGGCGGGCGGGACTGTACCTCCTGCCAGGTTTCCTCGGCGATGCG
It includes:
- a CDS encoding nucleotidyl transferase AbiEii/AbiGii toxin family protein gives rise to the protein MLQIDHRESHDIDLFLSDPQFLPYLNPETQGFELDRMPDTYKTDGAGSLKLIFEDIGEIDFICCADITPEPSQVSELRGRTIRQETAAEIVAKKVYYRGASMQPRDMFDIAATNEKLGKDYVINALRECGVDRCTNALRAAENMKPEFASSIIKQLMYRDHNGHLVDEAQAITVQLLRATLGA
- a CDS encoding topoisomerase DNA-binding C4 zinc finger domain-containing protein, whose translation is MLIAPEDPGSETIRVPVLKVFDGDGFLTRIDNPRRGASLEVTIRLGFIDAPEMEQPGGIEARDFLQSLIGGRHVDLAILIKMDTGGIVDRHKRIVAVPYLQMDQSNGASSAASQLGQFIRGLTAPSHRNIELEMILNGWAWVLDRYGPDESYFEALDDAQRNRRGIWANDDNVHPWEFKKQRYRTRRAKPKPAPQTPLFDAPEAAISCPMEGCDGQLVEKSGRFGTFLGCSNFPRCRHSRNLNG
- a CDS encoding recombinase family protein: MTGTDLIPAQLLKRKAVVYVRQSTQSQVMTNLESQRRQYDLVDSARQHGFTDIEVIDDDLGRSASGTVARPGFDRLVASLCAGKVGAVLCLDASRLARNGRDWHHLLELCGLVEARVIDHDGVYNPCQPNDRLLLGMKGSISEFELGVLRTRMLDAARSKARRGELRLSVPFGYIWHREAGLGLDPDLRLQEVIRLIFARFRELGSARQVLLSMKADGIHFPRPSDEGRMTSFTWLPIRYRNVIAVLKNPFYAGVYVYGKSEKRTTIVDGRARRSYGHGKPVGTWEVFIKEHHEGYVSWEEYERNQKQLALNNYGRAGGVKSGRGGKALLSGIMTCGRCGRRLSVAYTGNPQSRPVYRCDKPNLMMGLPRCMTFGGLRVDAAVARELLRAVEPLAIEAAFEAERMNRERQEEQRQILDLELQQARYEASLAERRYAACDPDNRLIAAQLEKNWEIALRRVRDLKARQPAEGPSTIEADPNAFANLAENLSAAWNAPDVTMRARQQMLRTMIADIVVDVDDAVRDVVLTIHWRGGQHSELRVRKPKAGEHGCATAEDALEVMRSMAGRWSDEHIAATLNRMGLPTGQGKTWTAHRVYSVRRVRGIDAYRSAVKDGEWLTMTEAAKALGTSSHTIRLLIKTGVLPAVQVVPRAPHQIRSADLMSEAVKSAMARKGRPCRVVDADMLPMFTDT
- a CDS encoding EAL domain-containing protein: MISLSSGAVCGWEALGRWESAKLGKIVPGEFIEAAERLNTMGTITLSLFDKLLQDVKLLPQHQTISFNLSAHDIVTSATVDALVAAIDNSGLAPGRFVFEITETALMRDFATATRNIHRLRQHGISIALDDFGTGFSSLGYLNRLPIDKIKIDRSFVQDLDEAGGTRILQAILEMCRALDLECIIEGIETERQGSILADLGCQFAQGFHYASPMTIKQVPAWMLRRDMAATRPPIAMRSIGAL
- a CDS encoding diguanylate cyclase domain-containing protein → MPAADAITVEDARKTLKRTTLAVIPIAIAYLSYAFFLDQFGGPFEQAAIAVCVVLTAIGCIFCLIHLPQAARLVHLLIMLPYVLFHLSQGNAAFVLIAFNAAIVTTLMIRVSQNVFEGFVELVTSQTQLALQQQETARLTAENRALAMTDALTGMPNRRVFLEQMEAAIAESRDAGASFFVGIVDLDRFKPVNDIYGHAVGDQLLVEVGERLRSLDHESHVVARLGGDEFGIIAPGCEAQASALGETISKALARPFAIGDNAFAIGCSIGFTTFPHGGTSAADLFHHADYALYNVKSNGRGGTCLFSYELAKQLLTKTEMETQLQIADLDSELSIHFQPSSRCHPARSAVGKRWADGKAQNSARSCPANSSRRPSG